One Neisseria sp. Marseille-Q5346 genomic region harbors:
- a CDS encoding YdgA family protein — protein sequence MKKYLIPTAAVVVAAALGTPYYLGVKAEESLTEQQKLLQESVFLTVESHQYDRGWFSSTETTVIRLKPTLLQNTQKYLPDNLKTVLQEPITVINHVTHGPFAGGFGTRAHVETEFQYHPETKKVLDRFFGQQTPLTMTNTVYLSGDGKLSLNIPAFDYEELSGIKLNWKGFSGNTDYSQGFKSYRHDYLAPSLQVKLADKGDVSLENLRFQSETEDGLTKLSLGKSSITLDKFLLQWKENIDYNVKLNELVNLVTNLQIGAFINPTGTIAPSKIEVNKLRFDTQTSEVDKFINSEGRFQFESLTYGEDKYGPLDINVAAEHLDAASLLALKNKIAEVSVKKMSEEEIQASLIQTAKNEASGLFTNNPVLNVKTFKFTMPHGDVDVSGKLAFKGLAAKDLNNLGDMLKKTEADFNMSVPQKLLEQLAVNQASSLFSVNAEDEAAGRASIDDINETLRLMVDSTIKSMAREKYLTLEDDNVKTHLTLQNSELKLNGKVLQSDPEPEFDESDFPNN from the coding sequence ATGAAAAAGTATCTTATCCCGACTGCCGCCGTTGTTGTCGCCGCTGCGCTCGGCACGCCTTATTATCTTGGTGTCAAAGCGGAAGAAAGCCTGACCGAGCAACAAAAGCTGTTGCAGGAATCCGTTTTCCTGACCGTTGAATCCCACCAATACGATCGCGGCTGGTTCAGTTCAACCGAGACGACCGTCATCCGCCTCAAGCCGACCCTGCTTCAAAATACGCAAAAATACCTGCCGGACAATTTGAAAACCGTCCTGCAAGAGCCGATTACGGTCATCAACCACGTAACACACGGCCCGTTTGCCGGCGGCTTCGGTACGCGTGCCCATGTGGAAACCGAGTTCCAATACCATCCGGAAACCAAAAAAGTTTTAGACCGCTTCTTCGGCCAGCAAACGCCATTGACCATGACCAATACGGTTTACCTTTCCGGCGACGGCAAACTCAGCCTCAATATTCCCGCCTTCGATTATGAAGAGCTTTCCGGTATCAAGCTCAACTGGAAAGGCTTTAGCGGCAATACCGATTACAGCCAAGGCTTCAAAAGCTATCGCCACGATTATCTTGCGCCGTCTTTACAAGTCAAATTGGCCGACAAAGGCGATGTGTCTTTGGAAAACCTGCGCTTCCAATCCGAAACGGAAGACGGCCTGACCAAACTTTCTTTGGGCAAGAGCAGCATTACGCTGGATAAATTCCTGCTGCAATGGAAAGAAAATATCGATTACAACGTTAAGTTGAACGAATTGGTCAACCTTGTGACCAACCTGCAAATCGGTGCGTTTATCAATCCGACCGGCACGATTGCTCCGTCTAAAATCGAAGTCAACAAACTGCGTTTCGATACCCAGACCAGCGAAGTCGATAAATTCATCAACAGCGAAGGCCGCTTCCAATTTGAAAGCCTGACCTATGGCGAAGATAAATACGGCCCTCTGGACATCAATGTCGCTGCCGAGCATTTGGACGCCGCATCACTTTTGGCATTGAAAAACAAAATTGCCGAAGTGTCTGTGAAGAAAATGAGCGAAGAAGAAATTCAGGCTTCCTTGATTCAGACGGCCAAAAACGAGGCTTCAGGCCTGTTTACCAATAATCCGGTTTTGAACGTCAAAACCTTCAAATTCACCATGCCTCATGGCGATGTCGATGTCAGCGGCAAACTCGCGTTTAAAGGTTTGGCGGCCAAAGACCTCAACAACTTGGGCGATATGCTGAAGAAAACCGAAGCCGACTTCAATATGAGCGTACCGCAAAAATTGTTGGAACAACTCGCCGTTAACCAAGCAAGCAGCCTGTTTAGCGTCAATGCTGAAGATGAAGCTGCAGGACGTGCCAGCATCGACGATATCAACGAGACCTTGCGCCTGATGGTGGACAGTACCATTAAAAGCATGGCAAGAGAAAAATATTTGACCTTAGAAGACGATAATGTCAAAACCCATCTGACTCTGCAAAACAGCGAGTTGAAATTAAACGGAAAAGTTCTTCAAAGCGACCCGGAACCCGAGTTCGACGAATCAGACTTTCCCAATAACTAA
- a CDS encoding SGNH/GDSL hydrolase family protein gives MTVYLIGDSVRLASEPYTRAALPDADIVSPSENCRSSHDVLEHIGQWTEGATAGDIIHINCGLHDIRHNQGCNEPVADIETYRNNLTQIFDYLKQTGAKIIWASSTPFLESVHNILKPSRRYLADLKAYNRVAEDLARQYGFAVNDLYSLMFEQDLTDVMLCDGLHFNEFGSKMIGEAVAEAISKQMD, from the coding sequence ATGACTGTTTACTTAATCGGCGATTCCGTTCGGCTTGCTTCGGAGCCTTACACGCGCGCCGCTTTGCCTGATGCGGATATTGTTTCTCCATCGGAAAACTGCCGTTCGTCGCATGATGTGTTAGAGCATATCGGGCAATGGACAGAGGGCGCGACTGCGGGAGACATTATCCACATCAACTGCGGTTTGCACGATATCCGCCACAATCAAGGCTGTAATGAGCCGGTGGCCGATATAGAAACCTATCGCAATAACCTGACCCAAATTTTCGATTATCTGAAACAGACAGGTGCAAAAATTATTTGGGCGAGCAGTACGCCGTTTTTGGAAAGCGTACACAATATCCTCAAACCCTCGCGCCGCTATCTGGCTGATTTGAAGGCCTATAACCGTGTGGCGGAGGATTTGGCAAGGCAATATGGCTTTGCCGTCAATGATTTATACAGTCTGATGTTTGAGCAGGACTTGACTGATGTGATGCTGTGCGACGGGCTTCATTTCAACGAGTTCGGCAGTAAGATGATAGGCGAGGCAGTAGCCGAAGCGATATCGAAACAGATGGACTAA
- the kdsA gene encoding 3-deoxy-8-phosphooctulonate synthase, with the protein MNIQINNITVSNDAPFTLFGGINVLEDLDSTLKACEQYIKVTDKLGIPYVFKASFDKANRSSIHSFRGVGLDEGMKIFQAVKREFNVPVITDVHEPYQCQPVAEVCDVIQLPAFLARQTDLVVAMAKTGNVINIKKPQFLSPSQMKNIVEKFQEAGNEQIILCERGANFGYDNLVVDMLGFGVMKKTCNNLPVIFDVTHSLQTRESGAAASGGRRAQVLDLALAGMATRLAGLFLESHANPDQAKCDGPSALPLAQLEDFLTRVKAIDETVKSFAPMDIR; encoded by the coding sequence GTGAATATCCAAATCAACAACATCACCGTCAGCAACGATGCGCCCTTTACCCTTTTCGGTGGCATCAATGTCCTTGAAGACCTCGACTCTACGCTGAAAGCCTGTGAGCAATACATTAAAGTAACTGATAAACTTGGCATCCCTTACGTGTTCAAAGCCTCTTTCGACAAGGCAAACCGCTCTTCCATCCACTCTTTCCGCGGTGTGGGTTTGGACGAAGGCATGAAGATTTTTCAAGCGGTGAAACGCGAGTTTAATGTTCCCGTGATTACCGACGTTCATGAGCCTTACCAATGCCAGCCGGTTGCCGAAGTCTGCGATGTCATCCAGCTGCCCGCCTTCTTGGCACGCCAAACCGATTTGGTGGTAGCAATGGCGAAAACCGGCAATGTCATCAACATCAAAAAGCCGCAATTCCTCAGCCCGTCTCAAATGAAAAACATCGTCGAGAAATTCCAAGAAGCAGGCAACGAACAAATCATTTTGTGCGAACGCGGCGCAAATTTCGGCTACGACAACTTAGTGGTCGATATGCTCGGCTTTGGCGTGATGAAAAAAACGTGTAACAACTTGCCCGTTATTTTTGACGTAACCCATTCCTTGCAAACGCGCGAATCCGGTGCTGCTGCATCAGGCGGCCGTCGCGCCCAAGTATTGGACTTGGCGCTTGCCGGTATGGCAACCCGATTGGCCGGTTTGTTCCTTGAATCTCATGCCAATCCAGACCAAGCCAAGTGCGATGGCCCAAGCGCATTGCCGCTTGCCCAATTGGAAGATTTCCTGACCCGTGTTAAAGCGATTGATGAAACCGTGAAATCGTTTGCGCCTATGGATATTCGTTAA
- the panD gene encoding aspartate 1-decarboxylase: MFRTMLGGKIHRATVTEADLNYVGSITVDQDLLDAAGICVNEKVAIVNNNNGERLETYTIPGERGSGVVCLNGAAARLVQKGDIVIIMSYVMLSEPEIAVHEPKVVLVDENNKIRDVISYEPPHTVL; encoded by the coding sequence ATGTTCCGTACCATGCTCGGCGGCAAAATCCACCGTGCCACCGTTACCGAAGCCGACCTCAACTACGTCGGCAGCATTACCGTTGACCAAGACCTGCTGGATGCGGCAGGTATTTGCGTTAACGAAAAAGTCGCCATCGTCAATAATAACAACGGCGAACGTCTTGAAACCTACACCATCCCCGGCGAACGCGGCAGCGGCGTTGTTTGCTTGAATGGCGCGGCTGCGCGTTTGGTTCAAAAAGGCGATATCGTGATTATCATGTCTTACGTTATGTTGTCCGAACCTGAAATTGCAGTGCATGAGCCGAAAGTCGTCCTCGTCGATGAGAACAACAAAATCCGCGACGTGATTTCTTATGAGCCGCCGCACACCGTGTTGTAA
- a CDS encoding heavy metal translocating P-type ATPase, whose product MQQKVRFQIEGMTCQACASRIEKVLNKKDFVESAGVNFASEEAQVTFDDSKTSAADIAKIIEKTGYGAKEKTEDTLPKPEAEHHIGWRLWLLLAINIPFLIGMAGMMIGRHDWMIPPVWQFVLASVVQLWLAIPFYKSAWASIKGGLANMDVLVTIGTVSIYLYSVYMLFFSPHAAHGMAHVYFEVGVMVIGFVSLGKFLEHRTKKSSLNSLGLLLKLTPTQVNVQRDGEWKQLPIDQVQIGDLIRANHGERIAADGIIESGSGWADESHLTGESNPEEKKVGGKVLAGALMTEGSVVYRATQLGSQTLLGDMMNALSEAQGSKAPIARVADKAAAVFVPTVVGIALLTFIVTWLIKSDWTVALIHAVAVLVIACPCALGLATPAAIMVGMGKAVKHGIWFKDAAAMEEAAHVDAVVLDKTGTLTEGRPQVAAVYCVPDSGFDEDALYRIAAAVEQNAAHPLARAIVSAAQARGLDIPTAQNAQTVVGAGITAEVEGVGLVKAGKAEFAELTLPKFSDGVWDIASIVAVSVDNKPIGAFALADALKADTAEAIGRLKKHNIDVYIMSGDNQGTVEYVAKQLGIAHAFGNMSPRDKASEVQKLKAAGKTVAMVGDGINDAPALAAANVSFAMKGGADVAEHTASATLMQHSVNQLADALLVSQATLKNIKQNLFFAFFYNILGIPLAALGFLNPVIAGAAMAASSVSVLGNALRLKRVNIE is encoded by the coding sequence ATGCAACAAAAAGTCCGTTTCCAAATCGAAGGCATGACCTGTCAGGCCTGCGCTTCGCGTATTGAAAAAGTGTTGAACAAAAAAGATTTTGTCGAATCGGCGGGGGTGAACTTTGCCAGCGAGGAAGCGCAGGTTACGTTTGACGACAGCAAAACTTCCGCAGCCGACATCGCCAAAATTATCGAGAAAACCGGCTACGGCGCGAAGGAAAAAACGGAAGATACATTGCCGAAACCTGAAGCAGAACACCATATCGGCTGGCGGCTGTGGCTTTTGTTGGCCATCAATATTCCGTTCCTTATCGGCATGGCAGGGATGATGATCGGGCGGCACGATTGGATGATTCCGCCTGTATGGCAATTTGTGCTGGCAAGCGTGGTGCAACTTTGGCTGGCCATCCCGTTTTACAAAAGCGCGTGGGCGAGTATTAAAGGTGGTCTGGCGAATATGGACGTGCTCGTTACCATCGGTACGGTATCGATTTATCTGTATTCCGTTTATATGCTGTTTTTCAGCCCGCACGCGGCGCACGGCATGGCACACGTGTATTTTGAAGTAGGCGTGATGGTGATCGGTTTTGTGTCGCTGGGCAAATTTTTGGAACACCGCACCAAAAAATCCAGCCTGAACAGCTTGGGCTTGCTGCTCAAACTCACGCCGACCCAAGTCAACGTGCAACGCGATGGCGAATGGAAACAACTGCCCATCGACCAAGTGCAAATCGGCGACCTTATCCGCGCCAACCACGGCGAACGCATTGCCGCTGACGGCATCATCGAGAGCGGCAGCGGTTGGGCGGACGAGAGCCATCTTACCGGCGAATCCAACCCCGAAGAGAAAAAGGTGGGCGGCAAAGTGTTGGCGGGTGCGTTGATGACCGAAGGCAGCGTGGTGTACCGCGCCACACAACTCGGCAGCCAAACCCTGCTCGGCGACATGATGAATGCGCTCTCTGAAGCACAAGGCAGTAAAGCACCGATTGCGCGCGTAGCCGATAAAGCGGCGGCGGTGTTTGTGCCAACTGTTGTGGGCATCGCGCTTTTGACTTTTATCGTTACTTGGCTGATTAAAAGCGATTGGACTGTTGCGTTGATACACGCCGTTGCTGTTTTGGTAATTGCTTGTCCGTGCGCGCTCGGTCTGGCGACGCCCGCCGCGATTATGGTCGGTATGGGCAAGGCGGTGAAACACGGCATTTGGTTCAAAGACGCGGCGGCGATGGAAGAAGCTGCTCACGTTGATGCCGTCGTGTTGGACAAAACCGGCACGCTGACCGAAGGCAGGCCGCAGGTTGCCGCCGTTTATTGCGTTCCCGACAGCGGCTTTGACGAAGACGCTTTGTACCGCATCGCCGCCGCCGTTGAACAAAACGCCGCCCACCCGCTTGCTCGCGCCATCGTTTCTGCCGCCCAAGCGCGCGGTTTGGACATTCCCACCGCACAAAACGCGCAAACCGTTGTCGGCGCAGGCATTACCGCCGAAGTGGAAGGCGTGGGCTTGGTGAAAGCAGGCAAAGCCGAATTTGCTGAATTGACCTTGCCGAAGTTTTCAGACGGCGTTTGGGACATTGCAAGCATTGTTGCAGTCTCGGTCGATAACAAACCTATCGGCGCATTCGCACTTGCTGACGCGTTGAAAGCCGATACCGCCGAAGCCATAGGCCGTCTGAAAAAACACAATATCGATGTCTATATTATGAGCGGCGATAACCAAGGCACGGTCGAATATGTCGCCAAACAACTGGGCATCGCACACGCCTTCGGCAATATGAGTCCGCGTGACAAAGCCTCCGAAGTGCAGAAACTCAAAGCCGCCGGCAAAACCGTGGCGATGGTCGGCGACGGCATCAACGACGCACCCGCACTCGCCGCCGCCAACGTCAGCTTCGCCATGAAAGGCGGTGCGGACGTTGCCGAACACACCGCCTCCGCCACGCTGATGCAACATTCGGTCAACCAACTCGCCGATGCCCTGTTGGTGTCGCAGGCAACTTTGAAAAACATCAAGCAAAACCTGTTTTTCGCCTTCTTCTACAATATTTTGGGCATTCCGCTCGCCGCGCTCGGCTTTTTAAACCCCGTCATCGCAGGCGCGGCAATGGCGGCAAGCTCGGTTTCGGTATTGGGTAATGCCTTACGCCTGAAACGGGTGAATATTGAGTGA
- a CDS encoding CsbD family protein yields the protein MSGELDKISGKVKEVAGDVSSNAKLEAEGLVQQGVGKVKEVVGDIEEKVSDVLQKGKEEAEHLVDEAKEKAEGLINDIKSKF from the coding sequence ATGAGCGGCGAATTAGATAAAATCAGCGGTAAGGTAAAAGAAGTGGCTGGCGATGTATCCAGCAATGCTAAACTTGAAGCTGAGGGCTTGGTTCAACAAGGTGTTGGCAAAGTAAAAGAAGTGGTCGGCGACATTGAAGAAAAAGTCAGCGATGTTTTGCAAAAAGGCAAAGAAGAAGCCGAGCATTTGGTTGATGAAGCCAAAGAAAAAGCTGAAGGCTTGATTAATGATATTAAAAGCAAATTTTAA
- a CDS encoding heavy-metal-associated domain-containing protein — protein sequence MQTVTLNIDGMTCGGCVKSVTRLLEGVEGVEKAEVSLENKNAVITFDESKTDADALIDAVEDGGYDVAL from the coding sequence ATGCAAACTGTTACCCTCAATATCGACGGCATGACCTGCGGCGGCTGTGTGAAAAGCGTAACCCGTCTTTTGGAAGGCGTAGAAGGCGTGGAAAAAGCAGAAGTCAGCTTGGAAAACAAAAATGCAGTGATTACTTTTGATGAAAGCAAGACAGATGCTGATGCGCTGATTGATGCCGTAGAAGATGGCGGCTACGATGTGGCTTTGTAA
- a CDS encoding sugar transporter — translation MTSTFKQWVSVCALAVGAFIFNTTEYIPIALLSDIGQSFGKPATEVGMMITVYAWIVALLSLPLMLMTKNIERRKLLLMLFALFALFHALSFFSWNFNILLISRIGIALTHAVFWSITASLAVRLAPTGKTNQALGLLSTGTVLAMVLGIPLGRVVGQYFGWQLSFLLIGVCAAGVMLVLAKNLPALPSQNTGSLSSLPSLFKRCNLMLLYAMTVLIITAHFTAYSYIEPFVLQIGHFKAEQVTIVLSLYGLAGFAASYLFGKWFAKAQRLFMLGAVAVILLSALLLLPFASFPYAVYALVFIWGVAIVIVSLGMVSKVLAFASDATDVANSIYSGLYNVGIGGGALLGHYVTVWFGLSNIGIAGALLAAAGLAVCGLLFKEQNNLTQNV, via the coding sequence ATGACTTCAACATTCAAACAATGGGTTAGCGTATGCGCGCTGGCGGTGGGGGCGTTTATTTTCAATACCACCGAATACATTCCGATTGCGCTTTTGAGCGACATCGGTCAAAGCTTTGGCAAACCGGCAACGGAAGTGGGCATGATGATTACGGTGTATGCGTGGATTGTTGCGCTCCTATCGCTGCCGCTGATGCTGATGACGAAAAACATCGAACGGCGCAAATTATTGCTGATGCTGTTTGCACTGTTTGCGCTGTTTCACGCGCTATCGTTTTTTTCTTGGAACTTCAACATCCTCTTGATCAGTCGTATCGGGATTGCGCTGACACACGCGGTATTTTGGTCGATTACGGCTTCTTTGGCGGTACGGCTTGCACCCACTGGTAAAACCAATCAGGCTTTGGGCCTGCTCAGTACGGGTACGGTTTTGGCCATGGTTTTGGGCATTCCGCTGGGGCGCGTGGTCGGGCAATACTTCGGCTGGCAGCTCAGCTTCCTGCTGATCGGGGTTTGCGCTGCCGGCGTAATGCTGGTGTTGGCCAAAAACCTGCCTGCTTTACCCAGCCAAAATACCGGCTCTTTAAGCAGCCTGCCGAGTTTGTTCAAACGCTGCAACCTGATGCTGCTTTATGCCATGACGGTGTTGATTATTACGGCACATTTCACGGCATACAGCTATATCGAGCCTTTCGTTTTGCAAATCGGCCACTTTAAAGCCGAACAAGTAACAATAGTCTTGAGCCTGTACGGTTTGGCAGGATTTGCCGCGTCTTATCTGTTCGGCAAATGGTTTGCCAAAGCGCAACGTTTGTTTATGCTCGGCGCGGTGGCGGTCATCCTGCTCTCTGCCTTGCTGCTTCTGCCGTTTGCCTCTTTCCCTTATGCGGTGTACGCGCTGGTGTTTATTTGGGGCGTGGCCATCGTCATTGTCAGCTTGGGCATGGTGTCGAAAGTCTTGGCATTTGCCTCGGATGCAACTGATGTGGCCAACTCGATTTATTCAGGTTTGTACAACGTCGGTATCGGCGGCGGTGCGCTTTTGGGGCATTATGTAACCGTCTGGTTCGGCCTTTCCAATATCGGCATTGCCGGAGCCTTGCTGGCAGCGGCAGGTCTGGCCGTTTGCGGCTTGTTGTTTAAGGAACAAAATAATCTGACGCAAAATGTTTAA
- the cueR gene encoding Cu(I)-responsive transcriptional regulator produces the protein MMNISQAAAESGLSAKQIRDYEKHGLIAPAARSEAGYRRYGQADLVRLRFIRHAREVGFSLPQIGQLLSLQHNPQRTSREVKTLTARHIAELEAKIERLQGMVAELQRWHDACAGDDCPDCAILAGLEER, from the coding sequence ATGATGAACATCAGCCAGGCCGCGGCCGAGAGCGGCCTTTCCGCCAAACAAATCCGCGACTACGAAAAGCACGGCCTAATCGCCCCGGCCGCGCGCAGCGAAGCGGGCTACCGCCGCTACGGACAGGCCGACCTTGTCCGGCTGCGCTTTATCCGCCATGCGCGGGAAGTGGGCTTTTCGCTGCCGCAGATCGGGCAGCTTTTGAGCCTGCAACACAACCCGCAGCGTACCAGCCGCGAAGTGAAAACGCTCACCGCGCGGCACATCGCCGAGCTGGAAGCCAAAATCGAACGCTTGCAGGGCATGGTGGCCGAGCTGCAACGTTGGCACGATGCCTGCGCGGGAGACGACTGCCCGGATTGTGCGATTTTGGCCGGGCTGGAGGAGCGTTAG
- the trpD gene encoding anthranilate phosphoribosyltransferase, giving the protein MITPQQAIERLISNNELFYDEMTDLMRQIMSGQVPPEQIAAILTGLRIKVETVSEITAAASVMREFATKVPLENADDLVDIVGTGGDGAKTFNISTTSMFVAAAAGAKVAKHGGRSVSSSSGAADVMEQMGANLNLNPEQVSQSIQQTGIGFMFAPNHHSAMRYVAPVRRSLGFRSIFNILGPLTNPAGAANQLLGVFHIDLCGILSRVLQQLGSKHVLVVCGEGGLDEITLTGKTRVAELKDGKITEYDISPADFGMEIRRNLDEIKVENAQESLQKMNEVLDGKAGAARDIVVLNAAAALYAGNVVASLADGVKAAQEAIDSGKAKAKKDEFIEFGKQFA; this is encoded by the coding sequence ATGATCACTCCTCAACAAGCGATTGAACGCCTCATCAGCAACAACGAACTTTTCTACGATGAAATGACCGACCTCATGCGCCAAATCATGAGCGGCCAAGTTCCGCCCGAGCAAATCGCCGCCATCCTGACCGGCCTGCGGATTAAAGTTGAAACCGTTTCCGAGATTACCGCCGCAGCCAGCGTGATGCGTGAATTCGCCACCAAAGTGCCGCTAGAAAACGCCGACGACTTGGTCGATATTGTCGGCACAGGCGGCGACGGTGCCAAAACCTTCAATATTTCCACGACTTCCATGTTTGTCGCGGCTGCGGCTGGTGCGAAAGTCGCCAAACATGGTGGCCGCTCTGTTTCTTCATCGAGCGGCGCTGCCGATGTCATGGAACAAATGGGCGCCAACCTCAATCTCAACCCCGAACAGGTTTCCCAAAGCATCCAGCAAACCGGCATCGGCTTTATGTTCGCGCCCAACCATCACAGCGCCATGCGCTATGTTGCCCCTGTCCGCCGTTCGCTCGGTTTCCGCAGCATCTTCAATATCTTGGGCCCGCTGACCAATCCGGCCGGCGCGGCAAACCAACTTTTGGGCGTGTTCCACATCGACTTGTGCGGCATTCTTTCCCGCGTATTGCAACAGCTTGGATCCAAACATGTTTTGGTTGTGTGCGGCGAAGGCGGTTTGGATGAAATCACGCTGACCGGCAAAACCCGCGTTGCCGAACTGAAAGACGGCAAAATCACCGAATACGACATCAGTCCTGCCGATTTCGGCATGGAAATCCGCCGCAATTTGGATGAAATCAAAGTCGAAAACGCGCAAGAATCCCTGCAAAAAATGAACGAAGTGCTGGACGGCAAAGCCGGTGCCGCACGCGACATCGTCGTCCTCAATGCCGCCGCAGCGCTCTACGCAGGAAACGTGGTCGCTTCGCTGGCAGACGGTGTCAAAGCCGCTCAAGAAGCCATCGACTCCGGCAAGGCCAAAGCCAAAAAAGACGAATTTATCGAATTTGGCAAACAGTTTGCCTAA
- a CDS encoding aminodeoxychorismate/anthranilate synthase component II: protein MLLFIDNYDSFTYNIVQYFAELGQEVLVRCNDEITIEEIEALKPQYLVIGPGPCSPKEAGISVAAMQHFAGRLPVMGVCLGHQTMGEAFGGNVVRAQTMMHGKVSPVFHHGTGMFKNLPNPVNCTRYHSLAIDRATLPDCLEITAWTEDGEIMGVRHKEYAVEGVQFHPEALLTEHGHDMLKNFLEEFKDYRPQKS, encoded by the coding sequence ATGCTTTTATTCATTGATAATTATGACAGCTTCACCTACAACATCGTTCAATACTTTGCCGAATTGGGGCAGGAAGTTTTGGTACGTTGCAACGATGAAATCACCATCGAAGAAATCGAAGCCCTGAAACCGCAATATCTGGTCATCGGCCCCGGCCCTTGTTCCCCTAAAGAGGCAGGCATTTCTGTTGCAGCTATGCAGCACTTTGCCGGCAGGCTGCCCGTCATGGGCGTGTGCCTCGGCCATCAAACCATGGGCGAAGCGTTCGGCGGCAATGTCGTGCGCGCGCAAACGATGATGCACGGCAAAGTCTCCCCCGTTTTCCATCACGGCACAGGCATGTTTAAAAACCTGCCCAATCCAGTCAACTGCACACGCTACCACAGCCTCGCCATCGACCGCGCCACCCTGCCCGACTGCCTCGAAATTACCGCGTGGACGGAAGACGGCGAAATCATGGGCGTACGCCACAAAGAATATGCCGTCGAAGGCGTACAGTTCCACCCCGAAGCCCTGCTGACCGAACACGGCCACGATATGCTGAAAAACTTCTTGGAAGAATTCAAAGACTATCGCCCGCAAAAATCTTAA
- a CDS encoding heavy-metal-associated domain-containing protein, whose protein sequence is MQTITLNIEGMTCGGCVKSVTSILEGVNGVDKAEVSLENKDAVVEFDPAQTNPAALIEAVEDGGFDAAL, encoded by the coding sequence ATGCAAACCATCACATTAAACATCGAAGGCATGACCTGCGGCGGCTGCGTGAAAAGCGTTACCAGCATCCTGGAAGGCGTAAACGGCGTGGACAAGGCTGAAGTGAGCCTGGAAAACAAGGACGCCGTCGTGGAATTCGACCCCGCCCAAACCAACCCCGCCGCGCTGATAGAAGCGGTGGAAGACGGCGGGTTTGATGCGGCTTTGTAA